In Actinoplanes lobatus, the DNA window CCGGTCCATCATGGCCGGATGGACCTTCCGTTCGACGTCGTGCCGGCACCAGGTCGCCCGCCGCTGCGGTTCGAGGTGGCCGGCAGCCGGCTTCTGGCGATCCGGCAGGGCGACGACCCGGTGGTTCTGGGCCGCATCGACGACGGCCACTATGGCGTCGACTATGTGCGCACCGGGCGCTACCGGTCGCCGGTCCCGCCTCTGCGAGCCGCCCATGCGGCCGGTCTCGCTGCCGACGGTGGTGAGACCTGGTGGGCGCGGTGGGCGCATCACTTCCGGTCAGAGCTGTCCGATTCGGCGTACGGGCCACTGCACGCCGGTCGATGGCTGCTGAGTTCCCGTGTGCCCCGGTTGCGCCGGGGGTGGCGGTGGGAGCTGTACGCGGCGGACGAGGGCTACGTCGACTACGAGGGTGACCGGCCGCTGTTGCCACTGCGCACGCCGGTCGGCCCGGGAGATGGCCGGGTCAAGGCCTATCGGAAGCAGGCCCGGGACGGCAGCCTGCCCCCGGTGCTGATCTGGTGGGTCAGCTGCCTGTGCGGGTATGTGGTGCTGGACGGGCACGACCGGCTGGCCGCCGCTCTCGCCGAGGACCGCGAACCGCCGTGGCTCGAGCTCACCCGCGTGGACCCGATCAAGGCCGCCGCGGTCACGCGCATGGTCGTCGACCGCTACCTGGAGCGCGAGGCGATCATCCGGCGCAGTCCGGGAACCGCGCCGGCGCTGACTGTTCTCGGACAGCGCTTCGGGGCGGACCTTCGTGAAGCCGAGCACGACGAAGCCCGTACCCGAGCGTGGCCTCTGGCGGGAGGAACCGTGGCCTGGACGCGCGCCGCCGAGGAGTGCGCGCCCGGCTGGCTCACGTCTCTTGGTTAGAGATCCTTCTTGGTCGAGGTCCGACCACAAAGGGTTTATGGCTCGGGGTTCCGTGGGGGCGCGGGGGTCTCCACGCCGGACCGCTGAGAAGCTTGTTTAAAAATTCTGAAACATTGACGACATCCACTGTACGCATTTACCGTTCTGAGTCAGAGAGCGCTCTCACGAGCGGGCCGGACGCAGTGGAGGCGTGATGGGATCTGTCAGCGGGCGGGCCCTCGTACTGACCGCCGTCGCGGCTGTCGTGGCCGGATCGGGGGCGGTGGCCGTCAGCGGGACGGCGGACGCGGCCACCGTCGGCGCGGGTGGCTACACCGAGACCCTGCCGGCCGGCGCCGCCCTGCCCACCGGCTGCGGAGACCTGGCCACGAACCCCCGCCAGTTCATGACCGCCGATGCGCCGCCCGGCCCGGTGCCGACCAACGACTGGTGGTCGTCGCTGGTCTACAAGAAGTTCGACTGCGCCTACAGCGAGAACCTGCACGCGCATCCGACGAGCTACGACACCACCGCGGGCGGGCTGGGCTTCTCCTACAACACCACACCGCAGATCAGCGGCTCGTCCACCGGCGTCGGCGAGTACCACTACATCTACCAGGAGGACTTCACCGCCGGGGTGACCGGGCTGAACGCCCCGCGGACCCTGGTCGACTCCTGGACCGACTGGACCGTCACGCCGTACTGGAGTGACGGCACCCGGACCATGAAGGCGACCATCGGGCACGGGCTGCCGTTCGCGTACTTCCAGATCACCGGCGGCAACGCCCAGATCACCGCGAAGAGCACCCCGACCGTCTGGTCCAACAGCGGAGCGCGGATCGGCTACTCGGTCGCCGGCAAGGACTACGTCGCGTACGCGCCGACCGGGGCCACCTGGACGGTCAGCGGCACCGTCATCACCTCCACCCTGGCCGGCAAGGGCTACTTCTCCATCGCGGTGCTGCCGACCACGCCGGCCACCAGCGTCACGGACAAGACCGCCCTGGCCACGAGCTTCGGCACGTACGCGCACAACCACGTCACCGGCACCCAGATCTCGTACGCCTACCACCAGGCCACCAGCCGGGTCGCCACCACGTACGCCTACACCACCACCGCGCGCGAGGGCTCCGGCACCGGGACCGTCGCCGGCCTCTACCCGCACCAGTGGCGGGCACTGACCGGCGCGACACCCGCCGCGCAGACCTATGTCACCGCCCGCGGCGCCATGAAGCTGCTCGTCGGCGCCTCGTCGTACACCACCTCGGCGGTCTACCAGGGAGTACTGCCCGAGGTGCCCGCGGTCGCCGACAGCGGCGGGGCCGACCTGAGCACCCTCAACGCCTATCTTGACCAGGTCAAGGACAACCCGGTCAACGTGCTGGGCAACGACACCTACTGGACCGGCAAGGCGCTCGGCGCCGGCGCGCGGATCGCGGAGATCGCCGACCAGCTGGGCCGCACCGACGTACGGGACACCGCGCTGGCGGCCATCCGCGCCAAGCTGACCGACTGGTTCACCGCCACGGCGGGCGAGACGGGGAAGCTGTTCTACTACGACCGCAACTGGGGCACGCTGATCGGCTACCCCGCCTCGTACGGCTCCGACGCGGAACTCAACGACCACCACTTCCACTACGGCTACTACATCGCGGCCGCCGCGACGCTGGCCAAGTTCGACCCGTCCTGGGCGACGGGCGCCAACTACGGCGGCATGGTGGACCTGCTGATCCGCGACGCCAACAACTACGACCGTGGCGACAACCGGTTCCCGTACCTCCGGGACTTCGACATCTATGCCGGGCACGACTGGGCGGCCGGGCACGGCGCGTTCTTCGCCGGCAACAACCAGGAGTCGTCGTCGGAGGGGATGAACTTCGCCAACGCGCTGATCCAGTGGGGGCAGGCGACCGGCGACACCGCGATCCGCGACGCCGGCATCTTCATCTGGACGACACAGTCGGCCGCGATCAACGAGTACTGGTTCGACACCCGCGACGAGAACTTCCCGTCGGCGTTCGGCCACGGCACGGTCGGCATGGTCTGGGGCGACGGCGGCGCGTACGCCACCTGGTTCGCCTCCGCGCCCGAGCAGATCCACGGCATCAACATGCTGCCGGTCACCGGTGGGCACTTCTACCTGGGTGACGACCCGGCGTACGTCAGGCGCAACTATGCCGAGATGGTCACCAACGCCGGGCACGAACCGGCCCTCTGGCCGGACATCGCCTGGCAGTACCTGGCGCTCGGCGACGGCGACGCGGCGCTCGCCAAGTTCCGGGCCGGCAGCGGCTACACCCCCGAGGAGGGCGAGACCAGGGCTCACACGTTCCACTGGATCCGCAACCTCGCCGCCCTCGGCACGACCGATCTCACCGTCACCGCCGACCACCCGCTCTACCGGGTGTTCAGCAAGAACGGCGCGAGGACGTACGTCGCGTCCAACATCACCGATGCGCCGCTCACGGTGACCTTCTCGGACGGCAGGGTGCTGGCGGTGCCGGCCGGGCAGACGGTCGCCGGCGGCGCGGTGAACTGGTCCGGCGGCAACGCGACCGGCGGCGGGATCAACCCGACTCCTACCACCCCCACGACCCCCACCAGCCCTACGCCGACCACGCCCACGCCGACCCCGACCACCTCCAGCCCGGTCCGGTACCTCCAGGCGGGTGGCGTGCTGGCGGATGCCGCGGGTACGGCCGGCACCGCGACCGTGGCCAAGGCGTCGGGCGCCAACGACAACCAGCCGCACTCGCCGATCACGTTCACCGCGACCGGGCTGACCATGGCGTACCGCTCCGGCGCCGCGACCGCGTTCAGCATCTCGGTGGACGCGGGCACCTCGGTCGGCAACGCCACCCAGGTCCGCGTCTCGTACGACCTGACCGGCAACGGCAGCTTCGACCGGGTCGAGACGTACCGCTACTTCGCCACCGACCCGGTCACCGGATGGGAGCGGTACACCGGCGCCGTCGGCCAGGTCACCACCACGGGGGCCTTCGGCGACCTGGCGAACGGCACGGTCAAGGTGGAGATCTGGAGCGCCATCGGCTCCGCGGCGAGCACGGTGTCGCTGGGCGAGCTCTCCACCGTGACCCTGCCCTACTAGCTCAGCACCCGGACGGCGAGAGTGCAGGTGTCGTCGTACGGGCTCGGGGCGTAGAGCAGCCGGTGGAGGCGGGGCAGCGGCGCCGTGCCCGGGTCGGCGGAGACGGCCGACAGGTGGCCGCGGACCTCCGCCGACCGGCCGTCGATGCCCAGGCCGCGGCGCTCCACCAGGCCGTCGGTGAAGAACAGGACCAGGTCGCCCGGCTCGAGTTCGGCGCTCACCTCCGGGAAACTCGTCTCCGGCTCGGCGCCCAGCAGCAGACCCGGCGGGCGGTCCAGGTCGTGGCTCGTGCCGGCCCGGCCGAGCATCGGCGACAGGTGGCCGGCCCGCGCCCACGGCAGCGAGCGGGTCCGCGGGTCGTAGAACGCCACCAGCGCGGTGCCGGTGATGCCGAGCTGGGCGCACAGACGGTTCATGTGCCGGAGCAGCTCGCCGGGCGCGTGGATGCCGATCGACAACCACGCCACCAGGGCGAACCGCAGATGCGCCATCCCGCTGGCCGCCTCCAGACCGTGCCCGGCCACGTCACCGATGGCCAGCACCACCCGGCCGTCCTCCAGGGTCTGGGCGTGGTACCAGTCGCCGCCCACCTGGACGGCGCTCTCGGCCGGCAGATAGCTGACCATCGCCTCCAGCCCGGCCAGCGTGAACGGCGCTGACGGCACCGGCTGGATCATGTTCTGCAACTGGCCGGCCAGACGGTGCTCGGCCAGCGCGGTCATCTCCCGGGTCCGCAGTTTGTCGCTGAGCCGCTCGATCTCGGTCCGCGAGTCGACCCGCGCCGTCACGTCCTGCACCACGGCGTAGATCTTCACCGGCACCCCGGCCGCGTCCCGGGCCACGTCGGACAGGATCCGCAGATGCTTGGCCTGCTCGCCGATCAGGAACCGGACCGTCACGTCCGAGGTGGCGCCGCTGTCCAGCGTCTGCCACGCGGTCTCGGCGATGCCGCGGTCGTCCGGCAGCATGGCCCGCGCCTGATCGGTACGCGACAGCGGCCCGTCCGCCGGGTCCCGGCCGAAGATCCGGTACATCCCCGGGGACCAGTCGCTGCGGCCGGTGACCAGGTCGTACTCCGCCCAGCCGAGACTGCCCAGCACCTCGGTGTGCTCCAGCCGGCGCTGGTGCTCGTCGACCCGCTCCCACCAGATCAACAGCCCGCCCAGCACCCGGTAGACACTGATCTCGAAACGGGACTCGGCCACCGCGCCGGTACGCGTCTCCTCGTGGCGGAACTCGTCCATCCGCCCCGGGGCGCCGGTCTCCAGCACCTCGGCGTACAGATTCCACAACGGACCGCCGACCAGCGACGGGTACAGCTCGCCGAGCAGACTGTCGACCCGCTGGGCGCCCCGGCCGAAGATGTCCCTGGTCCGCTCGCTGGTCGCCGCGATCCGGAAATCCCGCAGCTCACCGGAGGGTCCGCGAACGGGCACAACCCAGGTGCAGCCCACCGGAATCGCGGCGAGCAACTCCCGCACCACGGACTCGTCCGCCATCCGAGCAGCCTATCGGTGCCGAGGGCGGTCGGGTGTCACCATCCTGCTGTGGACGTACTTCTTCTCCTGATGCCGTTCTTCTTGATCCTCTTCGTGCTGGTGGGCGCGCAACTCGGCAACGCTTCCCGGGATCGTGCCCGGACGAGCGCACGCCTGGCCGCCGTCGAACGCAAGCTCGACCTGTTGCTCGCCCACCTGAACGTGGCCGATCCCGACTCGGCCTACCCCGACGTGCTGGACCATCTGCGCAACGGCCGCAAGATCCAGGCGATCAAGGCATATCGCGAGCACACCGGTGCCACGCTCGCCGACGCGAAGGCAGCCATCGATCGCCTGACCTGAGCTGTGCCTGATTGCTCCGCTTCGCTCCGCGGCAAAACGCCTTGTAACCGGTGTCGAGGCAGGCGATTTCCCGCCGCAGCACACCCCGCTGCGTCGGCAAATCGCTTGCCTCGACACCGGCGGCGTTTTGCGGGGACGTTGAGTGCACCGCCGTAGGGGTGGGGTGGGCGTTGCGTGGGGGTGAGAGGACGGCGCGGGGGCTTTGCGTCACGCGTACGGTGAATTGGTTTTGATCTTGTGTAGGTAGACCGCGTTGCTGGGCGTTGCGCGAAGCTGTTTTAGCAGCTGGGCCATGTTTTCGCGGCCGGACAGGGCGCGGCGCAGGCGGGCGGTGGCGGCGAGTTCGTCCGGGTGCAGGAGCAGCTCGTCGTGGCGGGTGCCGGAGGCGGGCACGTCCACGGCCGGGAAGATGCGGGCCTCGGCGAGTGAGCGGTCCAGTTTGAGTTCGGCGTTGCCGGTGCTCTTGAACTCCTCGAAGATCACGCCGTCCATGGCCGAGCCGTTCTCCACCAGGGCGGTCGCGATGATCGTGACCGAGCCGCCGCCCTCGAAGGCGCGCGCCGCGCCCAGCAGGCGTTTCGGCGGATGCAGGGCGGAGGTGTCCAGACCGCCGGTGAGAGTGCGGCCGCGGGCCGGCGCCAGCAGGTTGTGGGCGCGCGCCAGGCGGGTGATCGAGTCGAGGAGCAGGACGACGTCCTCGCCCTGTTCGGCCAGGCGTTTGGCGCGTTCGGCGGCGAGTTCGGCGATGTGGGCGTGCTCGTGCGGCGGGCGGTCGAAGGTCGCGGCGATCACCTCGCCCTTCACCGAGCGGCGCATGTCGGTCACCTCCTCGGGACGCTCGTCGATCAACAGGACCATGAGGTGGCATTCGGGATGGTTGCGGGCGATCGCCCGGGCCGTCTCGTGCAGGATCGTGGTCTTGCCGGCCATCGGCGGAGCGACGATCAGGGCGCGCTGGCCCTTGCCGATCGGCATGAACAGGTCGATGACGCGGGTGGTCAGCAGGTGCGGTTCGGTCTCCAGGCGCAGCCGCTCGTGCGGATGCACCGAAGTGCGCTGGTAGAAGTCGGGCCGGGGGCCGGGTGGGCGGCCGTTGACCGCGGTGAGCTGGAGTTTCGCGGGCCGGCCGGTGGCCTGGCCGGTGATGTGGTCGCCGCGGCGCAGGTGCAGGCGGCGCATCTCGGACGTGGCGATCGGCAGGTCGGTGGGGGACGGCGCGTAACCGTCGGTACGGATCCAGGGACGGTCGTCGACGAGATCGACGAGACCGTCCACGGGGACGGGACTGGTCATGGTGGGACTCGTTTCGAGAGAGCGCGCCGACGGCGCGGAAAGCCGGTGAACGGCTCGGGGAGGTGGATCAGCGGGGGCGATGAGAAACGCCTGCATCCGGGATCCGGTTGGGCCTACCGTAGCACCGCCGGGCGCGCCGGGCCATGATGGCAGCGGACGAGTCGGCGAAGGGAGACGGGGCATGCCACTGTTGCGGCGGGTCATCGGGGCGGTGCTGCGGCGCATCCGGCTGGGTCAGGGACGGACGTTGCGGGAGGTGGCCGCGGCGGCCGGGGTTTCGCTGCCGTACCTCTCCGAAGTGGAGCGCGGCACCAAGGAGGCGTCGTCGGAGGTGCTCGCGGCGATCTGCCGGGCGCTCGGCCTGCCGATGCCGGATCTGCTCGACGAGGTGCGCCGGGAGATGCTGCGCGAGGCGGCGCCGACTACAAAGCACGCGTCGAAGATGATCACGCGGCTGGCCGCGAACCGGGGCGGCGGTGGGCCGCGGTGTTCGGTGGGGCGGTGGGCGCGCTGCGCCTCGGTGGCGCAGCCGGTCAGGCTGTGACCACGACCGGGGTGCCCGGGTCCAGCTGAGCGAGCAGTTTCCGCTGGACCGCGGCCGGTGTGCGGACGCAGCCGTTGGAGACGTCCTTGCCGAAGACCGAGCTGTTCGCCCACGCGTGGATGCCGGTGTGCGCCTTCTGGAGGCCGGCCGCCATCTTCTCCGGGTCCTCCGGGACCGAGCCGAGCACCAGCGCGTCCAGCCCGGCGTAGACGCTGCCGGACGTGCCGGTACGGCCCATCACGAAGGTTCGGCCGAGCGGTGTGGGGGTGGCGCCGGTGCCGATCGCCACGGTCCAGTGGGCCTGCTCGGCGCCTTCGCGCAGCCAGGTGAGGCGGCGTTCGCCGAGGTCGACGACGAGCTGGTCGCGCAGCGGCTCGGACTGCCAGCCGGCCTCCGGCACCCAGCCGACGGTGCGGTTGGCGGCCGGGACCAGCACGGCGGCCCAGCCGTTCTGCCGGGCGACGATCGGGACGACGACCGGCAGGCCGCTGATCCGGGGTGGCAGCCAGGCGCGGGGGCGGCCGCCGGGGGCGTCGTACAGCGCCATCCTGGTCTGCGGGCGCAGCGCCTCGGTGAGGGCGGTCGCCGACTCCGGGTCGGGGTCGGCGGGCAGGCCGCGCGGGCCGTCCGCGTAGGCGATCACCGGCAGGCCGTCCGGCGGCTCGGAGGCGGCCGGCACGGTCGTCGCGGTGGCGCTCGGCACGGTGGCGGCCGATGGCGGGGCGCTGAACGTGGCGCGGTCCGGCTCGTTTCCGCGGGCCAGCCCGACCGCCACGACCAGGGCGGCGATCAGGGTGGCCGCCGTCAGCAGCAGGAGGTTGACGCGGGTCCGGCTGGTCGGCATCCGCCCAGGGTAACGTTGTCCCGTTAGAGGTAATTACGGCCCTATCCGCCCGTGGGCGGCAGCGTGACCGTGACGACCAGCCCACCGCCGTCGCGCGGGTGAGTGGTGACCGTGCCGCCGTGCGCCTGCGCGACCGACCGGACGATCGACAGGCCCAGCCCGGAGCCCTTGGCCGAGGTGATGCGGTCCCCGTCCAGGCGGCGGAACGGTTCGAACAGGGTCGGCAGGTCGTAGGGCGGCACGACCGGCCCGCTGTTGCTGACCGTGATCGACGGGCCGGGGCCGCTCTCCA includes these proteins:
- a CDS encoding L,D-transpeptidase; its protein translation is MPTSRTRVNLLLLTAATLIAALVVAVGLARGNEPDRATFSAPPSAATVPSATATTVPAASEPPDGLPVIAYADGPRGLPADPDPESATALTEALRPQTRMALYDAPGGRPRAWLPPRISGLPVVVPIVARQNGWAAVLVPAANRTVGWVPEAGWQSEPLRDQLVVDLGERRLTWLREGAEQAHWTVAIGTGATPTPLGRTFVMGRTGTSGSVYAGLDALVLGSVPEDPEKMAAGLQKAHTGIHAWANSSVFGKDVSNGCVRTPAAVQRKLLAQLDPGTPVVVTA
- the rho gene encoding transcription termination factor Rho, whose translation is MTSPVPVDGLVDLVDDRPWIRTDGYAPSPTDLPIATSEMRRLHLRRGDHITGQATGRPAKLQLTAVNGRPPGPRPDFYQRTSVHPHERLRLETEPHLLTTRVIDLFMPIGKGQRALIVAPPMAGKTTILHETARAIARNHPECHLMVLLIDERPEEVTDMRRSVKGEVIAATFDRPPHEHAHIAELAAERAKRLAEQGEDVVLLLDSITRLARAHNLLAPARGRTLTGGLDTSALHPPKRLLGAARAFEGGGSVTIIATALVENGSAMDGVIFEEFKSTGNAELKLDRSLAEARIFPAVDVPASGTRHDELLLHPDELAATARLRRALSGRENMAQLLKQLRATPSNAVYLHKIKTNSPYA
- a CDS encoding glycosyl hydrolase, with translation MGSVSGRALVLTAVAAVVAGSGAVAVSGTADAATVGAGGYTETLPAGAALPTGCGDLATNPRQFMTADAPPGPVPTNDWWSSLVYKKFDCAYSENLHAHPTSYDTTAGGLGFSYNTTPQISGSSTGVGEYHYIYQEDFTAGVTGLNAPRTLVDSWTDWTVTPYWSDGTRTMKATIGHGLPFAYFQITGGNAQITAKSTPTVWSNSGARIGYSVAGKDYVAYAPTGATWTVSGTVITSTLAGKGYFSIAVLPTTPATSVTDKTALATSFGTYAHNHVTGTQISYAYHQATSRVATTYAYTTTAREGSGTGTVAGLYPHQWRALTGATPAAQTYVTARGAMKLLVGASSYTTSAVYQGVLPEVPAVADSGGADLSTLNAYLDQVKDNPVNVLGNDTYWTGKALGAGARIAEIADQLGRTDVRDTALAAIRAKLTDWFTATAGETGKLFYYDRNWGTLIGYPASYGSDAELNDHHFHYGYYIAAAATLAKFDPSWATGANYGGMVDLLIRDANNYDRGDNRFPYLRDFDIYAGHDWAAGHGAFFAGNNQESSSEGMNFANALIQWGQATGDTAIRDAGIFIWTTQSAAINEYWFDTRDENFPSAFGHGTVGMVWGDGGAYATWFASAPEQIHGINMLPVTGGHFYLGDDPAYVRRNYAEMVTNAGHEPALWPDIAWQYLALGDGDAALAKFRAGSGYTPEEGETRAHTFHWIRNLAALGTTDLTVTADHPLYRVFSKNGARTYVASNITDAPLTVTFSDGRVLAVPAGQTVAGGAVNWSGGNATGGGINPTPTTPTTPTSPTPTTPTPTPTTSSPVRYLQAGGVLADAAGTAGTATVAKASGANDNQPHSPITFTATGLTMAYRSGAATAFSISVDAGTSVGNATQVRVSYDLTGNGSFDRVETYRYFATDPVTGWERYTGAVGQVTTTGAFGDLANGTVKVEIWSAIGSAASTVSLGELSTVTLPY
- a CDS encoding PP2C family protein-serine/threonine phosphatase — translated: MADESVVRELLAAIPVGCTWVVPVRGPSGELRDFRIAATSERTRDIFGRGAQRVDSLLGELYPSLVGGPLWNLYAEVLETGAPGRMDEFRHEETRTGAVAESRFEISVYRVLGGLLIWWERVDEHQRRLEHTEVLGSLGWAEYDLVTGRSDWSPGMYRIFGRDPADGPLSRTDQARAMLPDDRGIAETAWQTLDSGATSDVTVRFLIGEQAKHLRILSDVARDAAGVPVKIYAVVQDVTARVDSRTEIERLSDKLRTREMTALAEHRLAGQLQNMIQPVPSAPFTLAGLEAMVSYLPAESAVQVGGDWYHAQTLEDGRVVLAIGDVAGHGLEAASGMAHLRFALVAWLSIGIHAPGELLRHMNRLCAQLGITGTALVAFYDPRTRSLPWARAGHLSPMLGRAGTSHDLDRPPGLLLGAEPETSFPEVSAELEPGDLVLFFTDGLVERRGLGIDGRSAEVRGHLSAVSADPGTAPLPRLHRLLYAPSPYDDTCTLAVRVLS